Below is a window of Myroides profundi DNA.
CTGTAGACCGTTTAGCTGTTAGCTACATTGAACAACTAAGCCCATTGCGTTGCAATGGGCTTAGTTGTTTTATTAAGAATTATCTATATTGTGGTTACTAGGTGGTAGACGCAATGTATTGCCGTCTCTACAGCAAACTACTAATCATCAATTGTAAACTATAAAAAACACTCTTCACTATAGGTATAAGCATCTAGTGTAATAGGTATTTTATTAGCTTCTTTAAGATCGTGTTGTGCCTCATTATAACGCTCTACATCAGCATCTGCTTTAGGATCCTTTATACTTCCTAATATTCCATTGATACGGTCAAACTCGCGTTGTTGATCAGCTTTAAGATATGCTTCTGCTACTTTACATACTTCTTTAAAAGTTTTACCTCCTACTTCTTTTAAGAAAGCTGCATCTGTCTTATCATGATCTATTCCATCGTCTTCTGTATAGATGACATTCATATTTCCGATGATTTGTATTGCCTTTTGAAGACGCAATTGATCTGCATCTCCTAAAGAAGTCATCATCTTATCTTCTGACTCCATGTAGGCATCCATATTGTCTGCGGCTAACTTTAAGTCAGCTGTCTCTGACTGTACTTGAGGAGTCACGATTTGAGTCTCTTCTACTACTTCTGTTTTCACCTCTTTATCCTTGCAACTAACTGTTAAAAGTGCTAGTGCAAATAATGTAATTCCTACTTTTTTCATACCTATTGATTAATACGACAAATGTAAAAATATACCAAGTAAATATACAATAGCTATAAACAGCTATTTTACACTCCAAAAAAGAAAGGAGAGATAATCAATACCTCTCCCTTCACCAAAACAAAACCACTATAAAAATATAGTCTCCTTACTTATTATGAAATTTATTATTATGCTAGATCTCCAAACTTCCCAGAGTTAAAGTCATCTACTGCTTGTACTAACTCATCTGTTGTATTCATTACGAATGGTCCATAATGTGCGATTGGTTCATTTAAAGGCTCTCCTGAGATTACTAAGACTACAGCATCTTTAGTAACTTCTACTGTAAACTCTTCTCCTTCTCTCTCCATATGAGCCACATGATCTGTAGCTACTACTGTTCCATTTACTTTTACTTCACCTTCTAACACTAACAATAAAGTAGTGTACCCTGAAGGAAAGCTAAAGTTAGTACTTGTACCTACTTTTGCTTTTAAATTGTACATATGAATAGGTGAGAATGTAGAAGCTGTACCTTTAGTTCCATTATAGTCTCCTGCTATCACTTCAATTACCCCTTCACCGTTAGGCAATGTATATTTGGCCATTTTATCATGTTCTATTGCTTGATATTTAGCAGGCCCTTTTTTATCCTCTCTCTTTAAGTTTACCCATAACTGTACCATTTGAAACTCACCACCTGTTTTACTCCATTCTGTTTCATGAAACTCTTTGTGTAAAACTCCTGACGCTGCAGTCATCCACTGTACATCACCTTCTCCTATGATACCTCCACCACCGCTGCTATCTCCATGCTCTACACGTCCTTTATATGCTATTGTAACAGTTTCAAATCCTTTATGTGTGTGTACTCCTACTCCTCTTGGGATTTCTGAAGGTCCAAATGTGTATTTAGAATTATAATCAAACATGATGAAAGGATCCATCTGTTGCATATTCATATTAGGCATACTTGGAATAAAGTTGTGCACTCTAAAACCATCTCCTACAAAGTGTGCTGGTTGTGGTTTTACTACTTGTTTAATATTTCTTGTTTTCATATCTCTTTGTTTTTTGTATTACAAATTTACAACCTCATCACCCCTTAAACACTTAACCTACAACAAGAAGTATACCTCATAAAAAAGGAGGTTTACCTCAGCAAACCTCCTTCTGTTTATTTATCTAGCTACACTAGTTCTTAATCTCTACTCGTATACCTTCGCTATGAGTACTTAGCTCTGGTGCGTACATACTCTGCATGGTTGTAATACCATTCGAGAATTGACCACTTACATTAGCTCTTAACTCATACTCGAACACATAACTTCCTTTTCTCAATCTCGATATAAAGAAGTTCGTAGATGCGTCCCTCGTTTCTTCATAGTATCCGAACTCTCCTTTCCATCTATACCCTGATAATACATTCGTAGGTTCAAAGCCACTAGCACGCATATCTTTTAAGTGAACATAGTCCATATCCCTATCTGCACTTATCTCTAAACGTACTGTCACTACATCACCTACTTTAATTGGAGACTCTTTAGTGATTTCACGTAGTACTTGACCTTTCTCTGTATTCGCTTTTATATATAACTTTTTAGTTAACTTAATACCTGTCTCTGCAGCATTAATAGCGTCTAAATCTTCGAAGTACTGCCAATACATCGCGCCATAAGCAATACCAGGAGATGTCTTATTTACTTCTACAACACCTTTTTTAGCTGTCAGCTCTGCTTTAGTCCAACTCTGTTTGATATAACCACTACCTGCCT
It encodes the following:
- a CDS encoding pirin family protein encodes the protein MKTRNIKQVVKPQPAHFVGDGFRVHNFIPSMPNMNMQQMDPFIMFDYNSKYTFGPSEIPRGVGVHTHKGFETVTIAYKGRVEHGDSSGGGGIIGEGDVQWMTAASGVLHKEFHETEWSKTGGEFQMVQLWVNLKREDKKGPAKYQAIEHDKMAKYTLPNGEGVIEVIAGDYNGTKGTASTFSPIHMYNLKAKVGTSTNFSFPSGYTTLLLVLEGEVKVNGTVVATDHVAHMEREGEEFTVEVTKDAVVLVISGEPLNEPIAHYGPFVMNTTDELVQAVDDFNSGKFGDLA